The following coding sequences lie in one Methanofollis sp. genomic window:
- the putP gene encoding sodium/proline symporter PutP, which yields MNDGHSPSDTGESMFSNGIEILGAFILYLGLMVVIGFVYYNKTNTVSDYILGNRGLNRYVAALSAEASDMSGWLLIGLPGLAYLSGMQAGWVALGLIIGTFLNWKFVAKRLRIYTQQANDSLTLPDFFRNRFNDRSGLISSIAAVFILIFFLIYTSAQFVASGKLFNTVFGIDYTVALLIGSLIVVSYTFTGGFKAVCLTDFIQGTLMLFALVMVPLFAVFLLGGPVATVGGLEEINPALLDPFTDAQTGDPLTFVAIISMLAWALGYFGQPHILVRFMAIKRPEEIGEARSIAMVWVIISLCAAVAIGLIGRVFLSQPLVGPDAETVFMVMTSEVFFSFVAGIVLCGILAAIMSTASSQLLVSASAVSQDLYKSFFRKGASDRELIWVSRFSVLIVAVFAILLGLDPESSVFNIVSYAWAGFGAAFGPVLLMGLFWKRTTRQGALAGVIVGGLTVLIWKQFGFFGLYEIIPGFVLSLIAIYVVSMLTPEPEPEIISMFEQTEEEVRKVNN from the coding sequence ATGAACGACGGGCATAGTCCATCAGATACAGGAGAGAGCATGTTCAGTAACGGCATAGAAATATTGGGCGCATTTATCCTTTACCTCGGCCTCATGGTTGTGATCGGCTTTGTCTATTACAACAAGACAAACACCGTCAGCGATTACATCCTCGGCAACCGGGGCCTGAACCGCTACGTCGCGGCACTCAGCGCAGAAGCATCAGATATGAGCGGGTGGTTGCTCATCGGCCTCCCCGGCCTCGCCTACCTCTCCGGCATGCAGGCAGGATGGGTGGCCCTCGGCCTTATCATCGGGACATTTCTGAACTGGAAATTCGTGGCGAAGCGTCTCAGGATATACACCCAGCAGGCCAACGATTCGCTCACCCTCCCTGACTTTTTCAGGAACCGGTTCAATGACAGGTCAGGCCTCATCAGCAGCATCGCAGCGGTATTCATCCTGATCTTCTTCCTGATCTACACCTCGGCGCAGTTCGTGGCCAGCGGGAAACTCTTCAACACGGTCTTCGGGATCGATTATACTGTCGCCCTTCTGATCGGGTCTCTGATCGTCGTCTCCTATACATTTACCGGCGGTTTCAAGGCCGTATGCCTGACCGATTTCATCCAGGGGACACTGATGCTCTTTGCCCTTGTGATGGTACCCCTCTTTGCGGTATTCCTGCTTGGCGGCCCTGTCGCCACGGTCGGCGGTCTTGAGGAGATCAACCCGGCCCTGCTGGACCCCTTCACCGATGCACAAACAGGCGACCCCCTGACCTTTGTCGCGATCATTTCCATGCTCGCATGGGCCCTCGGTTATTTCGGCCAGCCGCATATCCTTGTCAGGTTCATGGCAATCAAAAGACCCGAGGAGATCGGGGAGGCCAGGTCGATTGCCATGGTCTGGGTCATCATCTCTCTCTGCGCCGCCGTTGCCATCGGGCTTATCGGCCGCGTCTTCTTAAGCCAGCCCCTGGTCGGCCCCGACGCGGAGACCGTCTTCATGGTGATGACCAGCGAGGTCTTCTTCTCCTTTGTCGCCGGGATCGTCCTCTGCGGTATCCTTGCAGCGATCATGAGCACGGCCTCGTCCCAGTTGCTGGTCAGTGCATCAGCGGTATCCCAGGATCTGTACAAATCATTCTTCAGAAAAGGTGCAAGTGACAGAGAACTGATCTGGGTCAGCCGTTTCTCCGTCCTTATCGTCGCCGTCTTCGCCATCCTTCTGGGCCTGGACCCTGAAAGCAGCGTCTTCAACATCGTCTCGTACGCCTGGGCAGGATTTGGCGCGGCGTTCGGGCCTGTCCTGCTGATGGGCCTCTTCTGGAAGAGGACGACACGCCAGGGCGCTCTCGCCGGTGTGATCGTCGGCGGACTGACTGTCCTCATCTGGAAACAGTTCGGTTTCTTCGGGCTCTATGAGATTATCCCGGGTTTTGTCCTCTCCCTCATCGCGATCTATGTCGTGAGCATGCTCACGCCTGAACCCGAGCCTGAAATAATCTCGATGTTCGAGCAGACCGAAGAAGAAGTACGGAAAGTGAATAACTAA
- a CDS encoding type II toxin-antitoxin system PemK/MazF family toxin, which translates to MGDYFAGDVVLAPIRIGDWSARKNRPAIVTGVCDGITLRVCPVTSKEPVDAPFKSLDLLDFASGGLDLFDESYALVSQACTIRKTEVVGKKGRLTEESLAAILSLMPERSSPKRGRYR; encoded by the coding sequence ATGGGAGACTACTTTGCCGGAGACGTCGTCCTTGCGCCCATTCGGATAGGAGACTGGTCGGCCCGGAAGAACCGGCCTGCCATCGTCACCGGCGTCTGTGATGGCATTACCCTCCGCGTCTGTCCGGTGACCAGCAAAGAACCTGTCGACGCGCCCTTCAAATCGCTGGACCTCCTTGACTTTGCGAGCGGCGGCCTTGACCTCTTTGACGAGAGTTATGCGCTTGTCTCACAGGCCTGTACGATCCGGAAGACAGAGGTCGTCGGAAAGAAGGGACGGTTGACAGAGGAGTCGCTCGCCGCCATCCTCTCCCTGATGCCGGAGCGTTCCTCCCCGAAGAGGGGACGGTACAGGTGA
- a CDS encoding PIN domain-containing protein, with protein MTRIMIDTNIFLSLYESKEDPEEIFRDIMKVRASPVLPDVIFDEYLRNRDRALGSRARRIRNAAVPEDEMPDFLVQSPEYCRLQQRAGEYNRSIRDLVADIQMMIADPAGDPIFAALSRLYADPETTTLRWTRAHFERASQRKIIGNPPKSERKDMIGDELIREMVPDHMHEDLILITRDMMYRNPITYVRREYQERTGSRLMVDERLSSALRQMGEEPSLALLRFEEESSGPTE; from the coding sequence ATGACCAGAATCATGATCGACACCAACATCTTTCTCTCCCTGTACGAGTCGAAAGAAGATCCGGAAGAGATATTCAGGGACATCATGAAGGTGCGTGCCTCCCCGGTCCTGCCAGACGTCATCTTTGACGAGTACCTGCGCAACAGGGACAGGGCCCTTGGCTCTCGCGCACGACGGATCAGGAATGCAGCAGTTCCTGAAGATGAAATGCCCGATTTCCTGGTGCAGTCTCCGGAATATTGCCGGCTGCAACAGCGCGCGGGCGAATACAACCGGAGTATCAGGGATCTGGTCGCCGATATCCAGATGATGATCGCAGATCCGGCCGGCGATCCGATCTTCGCCGCCCTTTCCCGCCTCTATGCCGACCCGGAGACCACGACGCTACGGTGGACACGGGCCCATTTCGAAAGGGCCAGTCAGAGAAAGATCATCGGAAACCCCCCGAAAAGCGAGAGAAAAGATATGATCGGTGACGAATTGATCCGGGAAATGGTCCCGGACCATATGCATGAAGATCTCATCCTCATCACCCGCGATATGATGTACAGGAACCCTATCACCTATGTACGCAGGGAATATCAGGAGAGAACAGGCAGTCGCCTCATGGTGGATGAACGTCTTTCATCAGCCCTGAGACAGATGGGAGAGGAACCGTCCCTTGCATTGCTCCGCTTTGAGGAGGAAAGTTCGGGGCCGACAGAATAA
- a CDS encoding ketopantoate reductase family protein yields the protein MNHTKRPVVLILGAGAVGLSLAGKTAAVAAVYAACRPGHAAAIREHGLVMEGIWGNFSVSGVSCIGGPAEAPPDPDYILITAKGTDTQAICDEYASVIRGRPVATLQNGIGNEETIARYTDVVIGGTVTTNFSIVGDGHVRVKSESSPMVFGLWSGEDGDALDGLVALVQEAGIAVRTSRDIRAAKWTKSLLNLSVNPICALLSIPVGEAADDHLREVIGHLIRETFAVMAAEGVRVPWATADDYLAHLFGVQIRDFSAAYPSMYSDIACGRQTEIDLLNGYIAALGEKHGIPTPYNACIADLIRYRQSAGAGRHPVNRQ from the coding sequence ATGAATCATACAAAGCGTCCGGTCGTCCTGATTCTCGGTGCCGGTGCGGTCGGCCTCTCCCTTGCCGGGAAGACAGCCGCGGTCGCCGCGGTCTATGCGGCATGCAGGCCCGGGCATGCTGCGGCGATCCGGGAGCACGGCCTGGTCATGGAAGGGATATGGGGAAATTTTTCCGTATCCGGCGTCTCCTGTATCGGAGGGCCTGCGGAGGCGCCGCCCGACCCCGACTATATCCTGATCACGGCGAAGGGCACAGACACGCAGGCGATCTGTGATGAGTACGCCTCTGTCATCAGGGGACGCCCTGTGGCGACCCTCCAGAACGGCATCGGCAACGAGGAGACCATCGCTCGGTATACCGATGTCGTCATCGGCGGCACCGTGACCACCAACTTTTCCATCGTCGGGGACGGGCATGTCAGGGTGAAGAGCGAGAGCAGCCCGATGGTCTTTGGCCTCTGGTCGGGAGAAGACGGCGACGCCCTCGACGGCCTTGTGGCCCTCGTACAGGAGGCCGGGATCGCGGTCAGGACAAGCCGGGACATCCGCGCGGCAAAATGGACAAAGTCCCTCCTGAACCTCTCGGTCAACCCGATCTGCGCCCTCCTCTCCATCCCTGTGGGCGAGGCGGCAGACGACCACCTCAGGGAGGTCATCGGCCACCTTATCCGTGAGACCTTCGCCGTCATGGCGGCCGAGGGCGTCAGGGTGCCGTGGGCGACCGCCGACGACTACCTTGCCCATCTCTTCGGCGTCCAGATCCGTGATTTTTCCGCGGCATATCCCTCCATGTACTCTGACATCGCCTGCGGGAGACAGACCGAGATCGATCTCCTCAACGGGTATATCGCCGCGCTGGGGGAGAAACACGGGATCCCCACGCCCTATAACGCGTGCATCGCAGACCTGATCCGGTACAGGCAGTCGGCCGGAGCAGGACGGCATCCTGTGAATCGGCAATAA